The DNA window GTGTCATTTGTACAGAGGCTTCAAGGAGATCACGAATAATTGAATCAACATCTCGGCCGATATAGCCAACTTCGGTAAATTTAGACGCTTCAACTTTAATAAAAGGAGCTTGAGCGAGTTTGGCTAAACGGCGGGCAATCTCAGTTTTGCCAACACCCGTAGGTCCGACTAAAATTATATTTTTAGGTGCTATTTCATCGCGCAATTCGTCAGGAACGCGGCGACGACGCCAACGATTGCGCAGTGCAATTGCAACCGAACGTTTTGCCGCATTTTGACCGACGATGAATTTATCTAACTCACTAACAATTTCTCTAGGCGTAAATTGGGCTTCGGGAAATTCTATTGGTGTTTGGTTGTTCATACTTTATTCAAGCTCCTCGAACTGAATTTGTTGATTAGTATAAATACATATGGAGGCGGCTATTTTCAAAGCTGCTTGGGCAATTGATTTGGGATCAAGTGTGGTGTGTTCAATAAGAGCAAGCGCTGCCGATTGTGCATAGGCACCACCCGATCCTATACCTATAATACCTTGGTCAGGCTCTAATACATCACCGGTTCCAGATAATAAAAATGTGCGTTCATGATCAGCTACAACCAATAAGGCTTCTAAACGGCGAAGCATACGGTCAGTACGCCAATCTTTGGTTAGTTCAACAACCGCTCGTGACAAGTTATTTGAATATTCCTTTAATTTACCTTCAAATCTTTCGAATAAAGTTAACGCGTCAGCAGTTGAACCTGCAAAACCAGCTATTACTTTGCCACCAGACATGCGTCGTAATTTTTTTGCTGTTTGTTTAACAACAGTATTATTCATTGTTACTTGGCCGTCAGCGGCTAATACCACGTGATTATCACGGCGAACCGCAATAACTGTGGTGCCGTGCATTTCTGCTGTCATTGGTTATACTCCTTTGAATGCATCGCATATTGAATTGGGTCAACAATGCCAGCTTCGACAAAACCTTGTAAACGTATCTGGCATGCATCGCAGTGGCCACATGCAAGTGAACCAACTGGGTCATAACATGAATGCGTCATACCATAATCAACCCTAAGTTCTATACCACGTTTAATTATTTCTGCTTTGGTTAGATTGATGAGTGGGGCATGGATTGTAAAGCTACCACGTTTCAAAACTGCAGCAGCAGTTGCAATATTGGCAAGTTTTTCAAATGCTGCAATAAATTCTGGGCGACAATCTGGGTAGCCAGAATAATCAATAGCATTAACTCCAATAAAAATATCATAAGCACCAATTATTTCAGCTAGAGCTAAAGCATGTGATAAAAAAATAGTATTACGTGCAGGGACGTACGTAACCGGAATATCTCTTTGAATTTCATCAGCACTTCTATTTTTAGGAACTGCAATATTGTCAGTTAGGGCTGAACCGCCAAAAGCCGCTAGATCTATCTTGGCGATACGATGTTCAATAGCTGCGAGTTTCTGTGCTATACATTTGGCTGCTTCAATTTCAATTAATTGTCTCTGGCCGTAGCTAAAACTTAAACAATGACAAGCAAAGCCTTGGGATTGTGCCATGGCAAGCGTGGTAGCAGAATCTAGGCCTCCCGAGAGAAGAACAACAGCTTTAAAATTATTAGACATATGGCGGCCTAATAAGGATGGGTTTAACGTCATGTCAACTGTCGTTGTGTAAGAATATCTTTATTGGCTGCGCGGATGTGCTTTGTCATAAATAGCAAATAATCGTTCTGCAGTTACTTTAGTATAGCGTTGTGTTGTTGAAAGACTTGTATGTCCGAGTAATGTTTGAATTTCACGTAAATTAGCTCCACCTGCTAAAAGATGAGTAGCAAAAGAATGGCGTAGTTGATGCGGTGTGACATGACGACCTAAGATACGTAGAGAAGCTTTAGCTATAGCTCGTGCTAAGGTACGGGAAGAAATTGACTCATGCTTTTTTCGCCCGACTAAAAAATATGGATTACCTGTTGGTCTATTTTGACGGTATGCATTAAGTGCGGCAAGGCAGCCTGAAGGAATAGGTACAATTCGTTCTTTATTGCCTTTGCCAAGAATACGTGCAGTTTGGCTTTGTAAATCTAGATCGATATCACGCAACGACGCAACTTCACTTAGACGCATACCCAGACCATACATTAATAACATGGCGGCGTGATCACGTAATGCACTCATATTATTACTATTTGGAGGATGAAGCAAAGCAAGAACAGCATCAACATCAAGTGCTCGTGGTAATGATTTTGGTAGCTTAGGGCTACGAATAGACGCTGTTGGATCACCAATTTCAGGATCACTTCGTCGCAAGAAGGCAAAAAAAGCACGAAGTGTACTTTGTTTACGTGCTAAGGTAGTTGCACTAATACGAGTAGAATTTGAGTTTAAGCATTTTGCTAAGTGGGCGCGAATTAAGTCAGATGACCACTCATAAGGGTTTGTTTTATTTCGTTCAGTGGCAAATTCGAGCATAGCATTTAAATCAGCTTGATAGGCGCGGATAGTATTGGCTGAATAACGTCTTTCATGTTGGAGATAGTTAGAAAACGATTCG is part of the Deltaproteobacteria bacterium genome and encodes:
- the hslV gene encoding ATP-dependent protease subunit HslV — translated: MTAEMHGTTVIAVRRDNHVVLAADGQVTMNNTVVKQTAKKLRRMSGGKVIAGFAGSTADALTLFERFEGKLKEYSNNLSRAVVELTKDWRTDRMLRRLEALLVVADHERTFLLSGTGDVLEPDQGIIGIGSGGAYAQSAALALIEHTTLDPKSIAQAALKIAASICIYTNQQIQFEELE
- the queC gene encoding 7-cyano-7-deazaguanine synthase QueC, with the protein product MSNNFKAVVLLSGGLDSATTLAMAQSQGFACHCLSFSYGQRQLIEIEAAKCIAQKLAAIEHRIAKIDLAAFGGSALTDNIAVPKNRSADEIQRDIPVTYVPARNTIFLSHALALAEIIGAYDIFIGVNAIDYSGYPDCRPEFIAAFEKLANIATAAAVLKRGSFTIHAPLINLTKAEIIKRGIELRVDYGMTHSCYDPVGSLACGHCDACQIRLQGFVEAGIVDPIQYAMHSKEYNQ
- a CDS encoding tyrosine recombinase XerC, with amino-acid sequence DSQKPRDEGRARKKIMPRLAGGKSQAGFYKHVGRSRGFCVDRWETFMDTPYNDNAGFINMKALIESFSNYLQHERRYSANTIRAYQADLNAMLEFATERNKTNPYEWSSDLIRAHLAKCLNSNSTRISATTLARKQSTLRAFFAFLRRSDPEIGDPTASIRSPKLPKSLPRALDVDAVLALLHPPNSNNMSALRDHAAMLLMYGLGMRLSEVASLRDIDLDLQSQTARILGKGNKERIVPIPSGCLAALNAYRQNRPTGNPYFLVGRKKHESISSRTLARAIAKASLRILGRHVTPHQLRHSFATHLLAGGANLREIQTLLGHTSLSTTQRYTKVTAERLFAIYDKAHPRSQ